One Alnus glutinosa chromosome 3, dhAlnGlut1.1, whole genome shotgun sequence genomic region harbors:
- the LOC133864356 gene encoding caffeoylshikimate esterase-like, with protein sequence MAQVRETGDHIRYEEEHILNSLGLKLFTCRWLPANQEPKALIFLCHGYAMECSITMNSTATRLANAGFAVYGIDYQGHGKSAGLQAFVNNFDDVVDDCSNHFTSICEKKENKTKMRYLFGESMGGAIALLLHRKRPDYWDGAVLVAPMCKIADDLRPPELVIRILTKLSRVIPTWRITPTQDIIDVAFKVPETRRQIRANPYCYKGRLRLKTAFELLSVSTELEKRLQEVSLPFITLHGEDDRVTDKSVSKLLYDVASSADKTFKLYPDMWHGLLYGETPENSDIVFQDIINWLEERSSLGNSRLEGEHKHENDDFDFSKAKQMPKNR encoded by the exons ATG GCTCAGGTGCGTGAAACAGGAGATCATATCAGATATGAAGAG GAGCATATATTGAATTCTCTTGGATTGAAGCTCTTCACATGTAGATGGCTTCCAGCAAATCAAGAACCGAAAGCCTTGATTTTCCTATGCCACGGTTATGCCATGGAGTGCAGCATCACCATGAaca GTACCGCAACCCGGCTTGCGAACGCGGGATTTGCAGTTTACGGTATAGACTACCAAGGCCATGGAAAATCAGCAGGATTGCAAGCCTTCGTCAACAACTTCGACGATGTCGTTGATGACTGCTCGAATCATTTTACAAGCATATGTG aaaagaaagagaacaaaacAAAGATGAGATATTTGTTTGGAGAGTCCATGGGTGGGGCGATCGCTCTGCTATTACACAGGAAGAGGCCAGACTACTGGGATGGTGCTGTATTGGTTGCACCCATGTGTAAG ATCGCAGATGACCTGAGGCCCCCTGAATTGGTGATACGAATTTTGACAAAGCTTTCCAGAGTAATTCCAACATGGAGAATAACCCCAACCCAAGATATCATTGATGTCGCCTTTAAAGTACCCGAGACGAGACGACAG ATTAGAGCCAACCCATATTGCTATAAAGGGCGGCTTCGCTTGAAAACTGCCTTTGAGCTATTGAGTGTCAGCACGGAGCTTGAGAAGAGACTTCAAGAG GTATCGTTACCGTTTATAACTCTTCACGGTGAGGATGACAGAGTGACAGACAAATCAGTGAGTAAACTGCTTTATGATGTGGCCTCCAGCGCAGACAAGACCTTCAAGTTATATCCAGACATGTGGCACGGTCTACTCTATGGAGAGACACCAGAAAACTCAGACATTGTTTTTCAAGACATCATCAATTGGTTGGAGGAGAGATCGAGCTTAGGAAATTCAAGGTTGGAGGGGGAGCATAAGCATGAAAATGACGACTTCGATTTCTCAAAGGCTaaacaaatgccaaaaaatcGCTAG